Sequence from the Sanguibacter keddieii DSM 10542 genome:
GGCCTGCGCGATGAGCTCGTCGACGGCCGGGTCGGAGAAGCGGGCCATGTTGTAGCCGCCGTTCCCGATCTGGCTGGAGTCGAAGAGCGGCTGGATGTTGCCGTTCGCGCTCGGGAAGTCCGGCTGCCAGGAGCTGATCGTCAGGTCGTACTCCCCGGTGCCCTGGGTGAGGGTCTGGACCGCGGCGAGCTGCGCCTCGGGCTTGATGGTCACCTGGAAGCCGGCACGCTCGAGACCCTGCTCGATCGCCTGCGCCTGCGAGAGCGACACGGAGTCGTCCTCGGAGAGGAGCACGAGCTCACGGCTCGTCGGGTCCCAGCCGGACTCCGTGAGGAGCTCGGTGGCCTTGTCGACGTCACCCGCGGGCTCGGCCTCGTAGAGATCGTAGTCCTCGCGGCCCTCGATGCCGGGGGTGATGAGCGTGGTGGCGATGGCACCACCGGTCTCGCCGCCGGACGCGACCTGGAAGGCCTGCTTGTCCACCGCGTACTGGATGGCCTGACGGACCTGCAGGTTGTCGAGGCCCTCACGCTCGGTGTTGATCGCCAGGTAGGCGAGCGCACCGGCGTCGGAGGTCACGAGGCGCTCCTTGGCGGAGGCGTTGTTCGCGACCTGCGCGAGCTGGGCCGGGGGCACGAAGCTCGCGCCGAAGGCGTTCTTGTCGTCGCCCGCGTCGGCGATGAGGCGCTGCGCGGTGACGGTCGCGTCCTGGCCGAGGGAGAAGACGATCGAGTCGGGGCCCGCGGTGCGGACGTCGTCGCTCTCCTCGGTCCACTGGTCGTTGCGCTCGAGCGTCACGGACACGCCCTGCTGGGTGTCGACCACCTTGTAGGGGCCGGACGCAACGGGCTGCTGGGTGTAGGTCGCGACGTCGTCCTGGGCCTCGGGGACCGGCGCGAAGGCCGGCTGCGAGACGATCCACGGCCAGTCGCCGTAGGCCGTCTTGAGCTTGAAGACGATGGTCTTCTCGTCCGGGGTCTCGATCGAGTCGAGCTCTCCCCCGGTGTACGGGCCGGCGTACTCGTCGCCACCCTCGAGGAGGCTCTTGTGGTAGCCGAGGCCGCCCGAGAGCTCGGGGGCGAAGGACCGCTCGACGCCGTACTTGATGTCCGCCGAGGTGATCGGTGTGCCGTCCTCGAAGAAGATGTCGTCCTTGAGGGTGTAGGTCCACGTGGTGCCGTCGTCGGAGACGGTCCCGGTGTCGGTCGCGAGGTCGGGGACCACGACGCCGGGCTTGCCGGGCTCGACACCCCAGGTGGTGAGGCGGCGCTCGACGAGGCCGAGGGTCGTGATGGCCAGGTTCTGGCTCTTGGCCGGGTCCCAGTTGATCTCGGTGGCCGACGTGAGGATGGTCATGGTGCCACCCTTCTCGGTCGCGCCGGTCGAGCCCTGGGTGCTCGGCGCCGTCGCGTCGTCGTCGCTGCCG
This genomic interval carries:
- a CDS encoding ABC transporter substrate-binding protein, producing MNAPRTTRSRRPALLKAAATTAVLALTLTACNANSGSDDDATAPSTQGSTGATEKGGTMTILTSATEINWDPAKSQNLAITTLGLVERRLTTWGVEPGKPGVVVPDLATDTGTVSDDGTTWTYTLKDDIFFEDGTPITSADIKYGVERSFAPELSGGLGYHKSLLEGGDEYAGPYTGGELDSIETPDEKTIVFKLKTAYGDWPWIVSQPAFAPVPEAQDDVATYTQQPVASGPYKVVDTQQGVSVTLERNDQWTEESDDVRTAGPDSIVFSLGQDATVTAQRLIADAGDDKNAFGASFVPPAQLAQVANNASAKERLVTSDAGALAYLAINTEREGLDNLQVRQAIQYAVDKQAFQVASGGETGGAIATTLITPGIEGREDYDLYEAEPAGDVDKATELLTESGWDPTSRELVLLSEDDSVSLSQAQAIEQGLERAGFQVTIKPEAQLAAVQTLTQGTGEYDLTISSWQPDFPSANGNIQPLFDSSQIGNGGYNMARFSDPAVDELIAQATAEIDVEKAGALWAQADRAIMEQSPVVPLIFTRNSFLHGSNVQNFYIPAFPAYPNYLKASLSQ